A segment of the Vicinamibacteria bacterium genome:
GAGGACATCGATCTCGTCGAAGGCCAGATCGAGGGACTCCAATAGACCCAGTTACAAATCGCGGGCTGAGCCGACCCGTCGGCTCGAAGGGCGGACGACTTCGGGCTCGGGGGTGAAATCCTCGCCGGGGTTGACGAAGCGGTTCATCTCGATCTGGTACTGTCGATCGTAGAGCTCCCGATAGCGACCCCCGACGGCCAGAAGGGCATCGTGACTTCCGCGCTCGACGATCCTGCCTCCCTCGAGCACGAGGATCTGGTCTGCGCTCACGATCGTGGACAGGCGATGCGCGATCACGAAGGTCGTTCGTCCCTTCCTCAGCGACC
Coding sequences within it:
- a CDS encoding ATP-binding cassette domain-containing protein, with translation ENITYSRPEATDAEIREVSRIAHCDEFVERFPEGYDTVVGERGVKLSGGQRQRIAIARAIRSDPEILVLDEATSSLDSESEAMIQDGLRSLRKGRTTFVIAHRLSTIVSADQILVLEGGRIVERGSHDALLAVGGRYRELYDRQYQIEMNRFVNPGEDFTPEPEVVRPSSRRVGSARDL